One Pseudomonadota bacterium genomic window, ACCCCGATCTCATGGGCATCCAGATTGGATGCCATTCCCAAGCGGTTCCCGGGAAAGCTCAAGACTTCATCCGCCTTAACTCCTTTCAGCCCGTTAACCTGGACGATACCGGAACCTACAGAGGCGATTGTCCCCACCTTTTCCAGCCGCAGCTCCGGATTATAAGTTTCCAGAACCTGCTCCAGGGTCGCGGAAGACTGGGCCAGGGAAAGTTCCAATACTTTATTTTCATCATTCATGGTAAGAATTGTTCCCTGCCGACTGCCGGTTTCCGGTTTTCCGGCCATGCTTTTCCTCCTCGGCCTCCAGGCTTTCCCGTATCCGCTCCTCCAGATGTTCCAGGTAATATTCCAGGTTCCAGGCAATCTTCTGTCCGCGACTGACCAACTCAATACCCAGAATTATCTCAGGCATGGTTTCATACTCCACCTTGATCTCCTCGTCCAGAACCTGATGCACTGCGGCGGTGATTTTACGACGGTCAGTCGCAGAAAGTTCCCCGGCGCTGCGAACCGTGGCCACCCCGTCTTCTTTCATAATGGAGCTCACCGCCTCCTGGCGTTCAGCACTATCCATGGTTTCCAGCCGGGTCAGGAATGAATCTATCACTTTCTCCTCGAGATCGCTATCAGCCAGATCCGTCAGGGCCCGACGGCTGATGGCAAAAACCTGACCGGCAGCCGTCCGGCGGAGTTCACTTATAAACGATTCCTGCTCCTTATGCAGCAATTCCCGCCACCGGTCACGTAAGCTATCAATCTCTTTTCTGGCCCTTTGGGTCTCTTCTTCCCGACGGCGATCGGCTTCTGCTTCAACCTTGGACAGGACCTCATCACGCTTCTGATCAAGTTCCAGTTTTTTCTGGCGATAGAGCTCCTGTTCCTGCACCGCTTTCTGCTGCTGGTCCTCCGCCTCTTGCAGGCGGGAATGAATCTTTCCTTCACGTTCATCCATCGCCTTGATAATACGATCGTAAAGAAAATATTTCAGCAGCGCCATCAGAATAAGGAAATTAACTATCTGGGCCGCAACCGTAAACCAATTAATGAGCACGGTTCATCCTCCCACCTTGTCGAGAAAATAATTCCAGAACGGATTGGCAAAAATGAGAATCATGGAAATAACCAGACAGTATATAGCAGTGGACTCGATCATCGCCAAGCCGACAAACAGAGTCCGGGTAATGGTATTGGCTTCATCTGGTTGCTGGGCAATGGAACTGAGTGCCTGGGATACCGCCCGACCTTCCCCCAGAGCCGGGCCGATGGCACCGATACCAATGGTCAGGCCGGCGGTAAAAATGGAAACCATACCAATAAAACAAAGACTATCCATACGAGTTGTCTCCTTTCTGTTTTTTCTCTGGTTGTTTCTTTTCACGAACGCGCAAGGCGGCGGCAATGTAGACTATCGCCAGAATAGCAAAGATATAGGCCTGGATAAGCCCGGTCAAAAGTCCCAGGGCCTGCATAAAAATGGGGAAGATCAATGGAGCCAGGGCCAGAAAAATCGCGGCGATTTTCGCCCCGCTCATGACATTACCGAAAAGACGTACCGCCAGGGCCAGGGTGCGGGACAGCTCGCCGATGACATTAAACGGCAGCATGAAAACCGTTGGCTGCAGATAATTACGCAGATACTGACCAAATCCCTGATCCCGGATACCATACCAGGGAACCGCGATAAAAACACAAATGGCCAAAGCGGCAGTGGTGGACAGTGAAGCGGTGGGGGCAACATAACCGGGAACCACGGCCAGGAGGTTGGAAACCACAATAAAAATAAAAAGGGTACCGATGAAAGGCAGAAATTTGTCCGGCTGCCGCTGGCTTATCTCCCGAATCTGCTGTCTGATGCCGGCAACGACAATTTCCAGCAGGTTCTGCCAGCGGGATAAACGCAGATCGCCCGACAAATTCCTGGTTGCCAGCCAT contains:
- a CDS encoding F0F1 ATP synthase subunit C → MDSLCFIGMVSIFTAGLTIGIGAIGPALGEGRAVSQALSSIAQQPDEANTITRTLFVGLAMIESTAIYCLVISMILIFANPFWNYFLDKVGG
- a CDS encoding F0F1 ATP synthase subunit B; the encoded protein is MLINWFTVAAQIVNFLILMALLKYFLYDRIIKAMDEREGKIHSRLQEAEDQQQKAVQEQELYRQKKLELDQKRDEVLSKVEAEADRRREEETQRARKEIDSLRDRWRELLHKEQESFISELRRTAAGQVFAISRRALTDLADSDLEEKVIDSFLTRLETMDSAERQEAVSSIMKEDGVATVRSAGELSATDRRKITAAVHQVLDEEIKVEYETMPEIILGIELVSRGQKIAWNLEYYLEHLEERIRESLEAEEEKHGRKTGNRQSAGNNSYHE
- a CDS encoding F0F1 ATP synthase subunit A, with amino-acid sequence MDIQQLTPDQVVFWSWGAVLINATLVFTWAIMLLLVGGSWLATRNLSGDLRLSRWQNLLEIVVAGIRQQIREISQRQPDKFLPFIGTLFIFIVVSNLLAVVPGYVAPTASLSTTAALAICVFIAVPWYGIRDQGFGQYLRNYLQPTVFMLPFNVIGELSRTLALAVRLFGNVMSGAKIAAIFLALAPLIFPIFMQALGLLTGLIQAYIFAILAIVYIAAALRVREKKQPEKKQKGDNSYG